In Gymnogyps californianus isolate 813 chromosome 29, ASM1813914v2, whole genome shotgun sequence, the following are encoded in one genomic region:
- the MTMR11 gene encoding LOW QUALITY PROTEIN: myotubularin-related protein 11 (The sequence of the model RefSeq protein was modified relative to this genomic sequence to represent the inferred CDS: deleted 2 bases in 1 codon) — protein sequence MSGAPGGRRPAFPGLPGELVLEEAAGARQRCGEGDGSVPGTLLCTNRRIAFLPAQAPGSRAFLHSEYDVALPCIRKLVAASSFTKPKVLTAASTLKFIPEELAVFCRDFRLLRFHFHENGLAPQAFRVANAIAQAREAATWLGDTGEGHDGWSCPAAAPLEDEEEEEEEEEEGKEEGSAATLLFESLRDWEKELKRLGAAGWRVSAVNERFDMAPSLPRYLWVPSGLLDHDLKQTFAHFEERRVPRLCWHHPGGSDLLRAASFHAASEPGSEDVRCLEALLLGGRGPCVLADTAELPTLADIQLAHLKLRALCLPGAAAEEKWLSALEGTRWLDHVRTCLRKAVEVASLLAGRRCSVLLQEPSDRDLNCLLASLVQLLGDPHSRTLPGFQSLVQREWVAAGHPFPHRLGLLRRDSPREEAPVFLLFLDCTWQLVRQFPAAFGFTEAYLLALHDSSFAPYFSTFLFSCQRQRGHGSPHRSRSQTYTPVNGWRDPQPGPPRAGRVGRAACGLPAVWDWGLRYSRQQRARFRNPAGAAGTVGPPDTADPQTPGRPADAWPGPGAGNVFVLTKGTLSPQPFPWRSGRPPPRLSRWAPSLESLGERGQLGGQPTPRTPPGLLLPCAAGPSVRLWRRCYLRGLPEAQRGRFAPSPAGLAEELTLLQDRLSAWQAQGPRAEAAGSPLAPSR from the exons ATGAGCGGGGCAccgggcggccgccgcccggCCTTCCCCGGCCTCCCAG GGGAGCTGGTGCtggaggaggcggcgggcgcCCGGCAGCGCTGCGGCGAGGGCGACGGCTCCGTCCCCGGGACGCTGCTCTGCACCAACCGCCGCATCGCCTTCCTGCCCGCCCAG GCTCCCGGCTCCCGTGCCTTCCTCCACAGCGAGTACGACGTGGCGCTGCCCTGCATCCGCAAGCTGGTGGCAG CCAGCAGCTTCACCAAGCCCAAGGTGCTGACGGCCGCCTCCACCCTCAAGTTCATCCCCGAGGAGCTGGCCGTTTTCTGCCGGGATTTCCGCCTGCTCCGGTTCCACTTCCACGAGAACGGCTTGGCTCCGCAGGCGTTTCGG gTCGCCAACGCCATCGCCCAGGCGCGGGAGGCGGCCACGTGGCTGGGGGACACCGGCGAGGGGCACGATGGCTGGTCCTGCCCTGCCGCAGCCCCTttggaggatgaggaggaggaggaggaggaggaagaggaggggaaggaggaaggctCGGCTGCCACGCTGCTCTTCGAGAGCCTGCGCGactgggagaaggagctgaagcGCCTGGGTGCCGCGGGCTGGAGGGTGAGCGCCGTCAACGAGCGCTTCGACATGGCCCCCAG CCTCCCCCGGTACCTGTGGGTGCCCAGTGGGCTCCTGGACCACGACCTCAAGCAGACCTTTGCCCACTTCGAGGAGCGCCGGGTGCCC CGCCTGTGCTGGCACCACCCGGGTGGCAGCGACCTGCTGAGAGCCGCCAGCTTCCACGCAGCCTCGGAGCCGGGCAGCGAGGACGTGAG gtgcCTGGAGGCTTTGCTGCTGGGGGGCCGCGGGCCCTGCGTGCTGGCCGACACCGCCGAGCTGCCCACCCTCGCCGACATCCAGCTCGCCCACCTCAAGCTGCGGGCGCTCTGCCTGCCCG GCGCGGCGGCGGAGGAGAAGTGGCTCTCAGCCCTGGAGGGGACGCGCTGGCTGGACCACGTCCG CACCTGCTTGAGAAAAGCCGTTGAGGTGGCATCGCTGCTGGCGGGGAGACGCTGCTCCGTCCTCCTGCAAG AGCCGTCGGACCGGGACCTGAACTGCCTGCTGGCCTCGCTGGTGCAGCTCCTGGGGGACCCCCACTCCCGCACCCTGCCCGGCTTCCAGAGCCTGGTGCAGCGGGAGTGGGTGGCAGCCGGGCACCCCTTTCCCCACCGACTCGGGCTCCTCCGTCGCGACAGCCCCCGGGAGGAG GCCCCCgttttcctgctcttcctggACTGCACGTGGCAGCTGGTGCGGCAATTCCCGGCGGCTTTCGGCTTCACTGAGGCCTATCTCCTCGCCCTCCACGACAGCAGCTTCGCCCCTTACTTCAGCACCTTCCTCTTCAGCTGCCAGCGGCAGCGGGGCCACGGCAGCCCG CACCGGTCCCGCAGCCAGACCTACACGCCGGTGAACGGCTGGCGGGACCCCCAGCCGGGCCCGCCgcgggcaggcagggtgggcagggctgcctgcgggCTGCCCGCCGTCTGGGACTGGGGGCTGCGCTACAGCCGGCAGCAACGGGCCCGGTTCAGGAACCCGGCGGGCGCTGCTGGCACCGTGGGACCCCCCGACACTGCAGACCCCCAGACCCCGGGCAGG CCGGCCGATGCctggccggggccgggggccgggaaCGTGTTCGTGCTGACCAAGGGGACGTTGTCACCCCAACCCTTTCCCTGGAGGAGTGGCCGTCCCCCACCACGCCTGTCCCGCTGGGCCCCCTCCCTGGAGAGCCTCGGCGAGCGG GGGCAGCTCGGGGGGCAACCGACCCCCCGTACCcccccggggctgctgctgccctgcgcCGCGGGACCCTCCGTCCGGCTCTGGCGACGCTGCTACCTGCGGGGTCTGCCCGAGGCACAG CGCGGGCGCTTTGCCCCGTCTCCGGCCGGCCTGGCCGAGGAGCTGACGCTGCTGCAGGACCGGCTCAGCGCCTGGCAGGCGCAGGGACCCCGCGCCGAGGCCGCCGGCAGCCCCCTCGCACCCTCGCGCTGA
- the SF3B4 gene encoding LOW QUALITY PROTEIN: splicing factor 3B subunit 4 (The sequence of the model RefSeq protein was modified relative to this genomic sequence to represent the inferred CDS: inserted 1 base in 1 codon), whose translation MAAGPISERNQDATVYVGGLDEKVSEPLLWELFLQAGPVVNTHMPKDRVTGQHQGYGFVEFLSEEDADYAIKIMNMIKLYGKPIRVNKASAHNKNLDVGANIFIGNLDPEIDEKLLYDTFSAFGVILQTPKIMRDPDTGNSKGYAFINFASFDASDAAIEAMNGQYLCNRPITVSYAFKKDSKGERHGSAAERLLAAQNPLSQADRPHQLFADAPPPPSVPTPVVTSLGPGVTPPGLPPPGSFPPPVPPPGAMPPGMPPAMPPPPMPPGAGAPGPPXGAAPSGGHPPHPHPFPPGGMHHPGMPPMQVHHGPPGMGQHHPGPPGSGGQPPPRPPPGMPHPGPPPMGMPPRGPHFGSPMGHPGPMPHHGMRGPPPLMPPHGYNGPPRPPPYGYQRVPLPPRPAQRPPGVPPRGPLRGPLP comes from the exons ATGGCGGCGGGGCCCATCTCCGAGCGGAACCAGG ATGCGACGGTGTACGTCGGGGGGTTGGATGAGAAAGTCAGCGAGCCGCTGCTGTGGGAGCTCTTTCTCCAGGCAGGACCGGTGGTCAATACCCACATGCCCAAGGATCGAGTCACGGGCCAGCACCAAG GCTATGGGTTTGTGGAGTTCCTCAGCGAGGAGGACGCGGATTATGCCATTAAGATCATGAACATGATCAAATTATACGGGAAGCCGATCCGAGTGAACAAAGCCTCGGCCCACAACAAAAACCTGGACGTGGGGGCCAACATCTTCATCGGCAACCTGGACCCTGAAATCGATGAGAAGCTGTTGTATGACACCTTCAGCGCCTTCGGGGTCATCCTGCAGACGCCCAAGATCATGCGAGACCCCGACACGGGCAACTCGAAGGGTTACGCCTTCATCAACTTCGCCAGCTTCGACGCCTCGGATGCTGCCATCGAGGCCATGAACGGACAGTACCTCTGCAACAGGCCCATCACCGTTTCCTACGCCTTCAAAAAAGATTCCAAAGGCGAGCGGCACGGCTCGGCTGCCGAGCGTCTCCTGGCAGCCCAGAACCCGCTCTCGCAGGCGGATCGGCCCCATCAGCTCTTCGCCGacgctcctcctcctccgtctGTCCCCACCCCTGTCGTCACCTCCCTGGGACCCGGCGTCACCCCTCCAG GCCTCCCCCCGCCAGGATCCTTCCCCCCGCCGGTGCCGCCCCCCGGAGCGATGCCTCCCGGCATGCCTCCTGCCATGCCACCCCCACCCATGCCGCCCGGCGCGGGTGCCCCCGGCCCCC CCGGGGCTGCGCCCAGCGGGGGACACCCGCCTCACCCGCACCCCTTCCCTCCGGGCGGGATGCACCATCCAG GAATGCCTCCCATGCAAGTGCACCACGGGCCGCCCGGGATGGGCCAGCATCACCCAGGACCACCGGGCTCCGGAGGCCAGCCTCCCCCACGGCCCCCACCTGGCATGCCACACCCTGGACCCCCACCCATGGGTATGCCACCCCGAGGACCTCATTTCGGGTCGCCCATGG GTCACCCAGGCCCCATGCCGCACCACGGGATGCGCGGCCCTCCTCCGCTGATGCCTCCTCACGGGTACAATGGtccccctcgccccccgccGTATGGCTATCAGAGAgtccccctgcccccccggCCTGCACAGAGGCCCCCCGGGGTGCCGCCCCGTGGCCCCCTGAGGGGCCCCCTGCCCTAA